A window from Methanocalculus alkaliphilus encodes these proteins:
- a CDS encoding type IV pilin → MRGLLTGSARGSSGRLSIHRDEEGVAPIIGVLLLVALTILLSAILLSSLQPVLPEKPPFTAAVEGRLTIGHEIGMGTTSQFVELYHRAGDPVPVRDMELVVMVHRGGNMLRYERISGFPVTRFGLATTEGDDLTDKSALGEARLGALHPNRDGIWGAGDTIGFRIKTGGGGITLLPGDTVQVRIVHIPSQLIIVDQSMRVFPKQG, encoded by the coding sequence TTCATCGAGATGAGGAGGGGGTGGCCCCGATCATTGGTGTTCTTCTGCTGGTTGCACTGACGATCCTGCTCTCGGCGATCCTTCTCTCCTCGCTCCAGCCGGTCCTCCCGGAGAAGCCCCCCTTCACCGCTGCCGTTGAGGGGCGGTTGACGATTGGCCATGAGATCGGGATGGGAACGACCTCACAGTTTGTCGAGCTTTACCATCGTGCCGGTGATCCGGTGCCGGTCCGTGATATGGAGCTGGTCGTGATGGTCCACAGGGGTGGGAATATGCTCCGGTATGAGCGGATCTCCGGTTTCCCTGTGACCCGTTTTGGTCTGGCGACCACTGAAGGCGATGATCTGACTGATAAGAGTGCTCTTGGAGAGGCCAGGCTGGGAGCACTCCACCCGAACCGGGACGGCATCTGGGGTGCCGGTGATACCATCGGGTTTCGGATCAAAACTGGCGGTGGCGGGATCACCCTCCTCCCCGGAGATACGGTGCAGGTCCGGATAGTGCATATCCCGTCACAGCTGATCATCGTTGATCAGTCGATGCGGGTGTTTCCAAAGCAGGGGTGA